A region of Lycium barbarum isolate Lr01 chromosome 1, ASM1917538v2, whole genome shotgun sequence DNA encodes the following proteins:
- the LOC132616500 gene encoding immune-associated nucleotide-binding protein 9-like has translation MCGSAILNDVWEFATNEARTVVLVGRTGDNKSSTGNSVLGRKAFRSMPQSTGVTLTCEVQSTQLPNGQVLDVIDTPGLFDFSADPEIVRSEIVRCIDLAKDGIDAVLLVLSVRSRFSREQEAAVQSFQGFFGNKISDYMIVVLTGGDDLEDHDVTLDAYLGADCPEPLKESLAMCQNRLVLFDNRTKDPIKKTEQLKELLFQVNLVVEKNGGKSYTNNFFKELKEGATNFPNQKAKVDSEQEIKELKDQMQRCHEEQIRQITEMVEKTMQKLEKKLEERAAGLLAQQKVRKVQKKSKDEIRMLEDFLDSSMLASARELMLTKAFFIVLYLFFFGCVWYQGKCFPCKMFS, from the exons ATGTGTGGTAGTGCAATTTTAAATGATGTTTGGGAATTTGCTACAAATGAAGCTCGGACAGTAGTTCTGGTTGGACGTACTGGAGACAATAAGAGTTCCACAGGCAATAGTGTTCTTGGAAGAAAGGCATTTAGGTCGATGCCTCAATCTACTGGTGTTACATTGACCTGTGAGGTTCAAAGTACACAATTGCCGAATGGCCAAGTACTAGATGTGATCGACACGCCTG GCCTGTTCGATTTTTCTGCTGATCCAGAAATTGTTAGGAGTGAAATTGTTAGATGCATCGATTTGGCTAAAGATGGCATTGATGCTGTTCTTTTAGTCCTTTCCGTACGAAGTCGCTTTTCAAGAGAACAAGAAGCAGCCGTCCAGAGTTTTCAAGGGTTCTTCGGTAACAAAATCAGTGACTACATGATTGTGGTACTCACTGGTGGAGATGATCTTGAAGATCATGATGTGACATTGGATGCTTACTTAGGCGCTGACTGCCCTGAGCCATTGAAG GAAAGTCTTGCTATGTGTCAAAATAGGCTAGTGCTTTTTGACAACAGGACTAAAGATCCAATTAAGAAAACTGAGCAATTGAAAGAGCTTCTTTTCCAAGTGAATTTGGTTGTGGAAAAGAATGGTGGAAAATCATATACAAACAATTTTTTCAAGGAATTGAAG GAAGGAGCTACAAATTTTCCTAATCAGAAGGCGAAGGTTGATTCTGAGCAAGagataaaagaattgaaggaccAAATGCAGAGGTGCCATGAGGAGCAAATTAGACAAATAACTGAAATG GTAGAAAAGACCATGCAAAAGCTAGAAAAGAAATTAGAGGAGCGTGCTGCTGGACTTTTGGCTCAACAAAAGGTTAGAAAAGTTCAGAAGAAATCAAAGGATGAGATTCGTATGCTGGAAGATTTCCTTGACAGCTCGATGCTTGCTAGTGCAAGGGAATTGATGCTTACTAAAGCATTTTTTATTGTTTTGTACTTATTTTtctttgggtgtgtttggtaccaaggaaaatgttttccatgtaaaatgttttcctag